From the Salmo trutta chromosome 2, fSalTru1.1, whole genome shotgun sequence genome, one window contains:
- the LOC115151943 gene encoding eukaryotic translation initiation factor 5A-1-like translates to MADPELDFTTGESGASATIPMQCSALRKNGHVVLKGRPCKIVEMSTSKTGKHGHAKVNMVGIDIFTNKKYEDMCPSTHNMDVPHIKRNEFQLLNITDGFMSLMGDNGDVREDLRVPDSDLGKEIEQKFAAGEDILVSVLAAMGEECAVAVKQMTGGK, encoded by the exons ATGGCAGATCCCGAACTTGACTTCACCACCGGAGAGTCTGGTGCCTCCGCCACCATTCCTATGCAGTGCTCTGCCCTGCGAAAGAATGGTCACGTGGTGTTAAAGGGACGCCCATGTAAGATTGTTGAAATGTCCACCTCCAAGACCGGAAAGCACGGACACGCCAAG GTTAACATGGTGGGCATTGACATCTTCACCAACAAGAAGTATGAGGACATGTGCCCCTCCACCCACAACATGGACGTGCCCCACATCAAGAGGAATGAGTTCCAG CTGTTGAATATCACTGATGGGTTCATGTCCCTCATGGGTGACAATGGTGATGTGAGGGAGGACCTGCGTGTGCCTGATTCAGACCTGGGCAAGGAGATCGAGCAGAAGTTTGCTGCCGGTGAAGATATCCTG GTCTCTGTGCTGGCCGCTATGGGGGAGGAGTGTGCTGTGGCCGTTAAGCAGATGACCGGTGGCAAATAG